One Sulfuricurvum sp. DNA window includes the following coding sequences:
- the hypA gene encoding hydrogenase maturation nickel metallochaperone HypA has translation MHEYSIVQALLTQCEDIARENEAESVSKIVVKIGKMSGVEPHLLEIAFNTFKEKTVCDGADFVLNIQPLVIECKGCGVQTTLDEVYYKCPACESLDVKVIDGEDMFLMSLEME, from the coding sequence ATGCACGAATACTCAATCGTACAAGCATTGTTAACCCAGTGCGAGGATATAGCCCGTGAGAACGAAGCCGAATCGGTCTCTAAAATCGTCGTAAAGATCGGGAAAATGTCAGGCGTTGAACCGCACTTGCTCGAAATCGCGTTTAACACATTTAAAGAGAAAACGGTGTGTGACGGTGCCGATTTTGTCCTAAATATTCAGCCGCTCGTGATCGAGTGTAAAGGGTGCGGTGTGCAGACGACGTTGGATGAAGTTTACTATAAATGCCCCGCGTGTGAGAGTTTGGATGTCAAAGTGATAGACGGTGAAGATATGTTTTTAATGTCATTAGAGATGGAGTAG
- a CDS encoding DUF695 domain-containing protein yields the protein MQEYWELYMKTIDGAIASVLVNAGISAELPSEDKFYVGFIKLTMKAPNDRGLISEDEEAQLSFIEDKIEMEALRYRIGSYVGKIVSNGEMTFIYYLKHEFEWPDVVKAAMGAFPDYEYSSGSKMDGDWDVYHKLLFPTPMEWQIIQNHKVCDHLKSQGDSLHLPRAIEHKAYFETLEKRSEFVSAIEVEGFKVKEFIDANENTPMVGISFYRQDKPFYYDIDTLSLHLINLSVQFNGAYDGWETSVVKI from the coding sequence ATGCAAGAGTATTGGGAATTATATATGAAAACCATCGATGGTGCTATCGCCTCGGTGTTGGTTAATGCAGGGATTTCGGCAGAGTTGCCGAGTGAAGACAAGTTCTATGTCGGATTTATCAAGCTCACCATGAAAGCACCGAATGATCGCGGGCTGATCTCGGAAGATGAAGAGGCACAGCTCTCGTTTATCGAAGATAAAATTGAGATGGAGGCGTTGCGCTACCGTATCGGCAGTTACGTCGGAAAGATCGTCTCTAATGGCGAGATGACCTTTATTTACTACCTCAAACACGAATTTGAATGGCCTGATGTCGTGAAAGCGGCGATGGGGGCATTTCCTGATTATGAGTATTCCAGCGGCTCAAAAATGGACGGGGATTGGGATGTCTATCATAAACTCCTTTTCCCAACCCCTATGGAATGGCAGATTATCCAAAACCACAAAGTGTGCGATCATCTAAAATCGCAAGGCGATTCGCTCCATCTACCGCGTGCGATTGAGCACAAAGCTTATTTTGAAACACTCGAAAAACGCTCCGAATTTGTGAGTGCAATCGAAGTGGAAGGGTTTAAGGTGAAAGAATTCATCGATGCGAATGAAAACACTCCGATGGTAGGGATCAGTTTTTATCGTCAAGATAAACCGTTTTATTACGATATTGACACGTTGAGCCTCCATTTGATCAATCTGTCCGTTCAATTTAACGGCGCGTATGACGGCTGGGAAACGAGCGTCGTTAAAATTTAG